The Syntrophorhabdaceae bacterium region TCGTTGGTTTTTCTGTGGTGATTATAACGCTCGTGATCCTTGCCTTCAGTGTAAAGATCATGAGTTTCCTCTGTAAACTGTTCGAAAGGAAAAAGGGAAAGTAACCATCAGCCGTGAGCTATCG contains the following coding sequences:
- a CDS encoding OadG family protein, yielding MWSEALRIAVVGFSVVIITLVILAFSVKIMSFLCKLFERKKGK